The DNA window TTTACCTAAAACATCATAAACAGCAATTGTTGCATTATTTGAGTGTTGAGGTAAAAACACATTTAATTTTGATGTAGCTGGATTCGGTGAAATTGAAAACTCATTAGAAGTTTCAATATCACGTGTACTTAAAGTTGTAGAAGCTGTAATATTATCTAAGTGTAAAGTCGCTGCAATCGTATGAGGAGAAGACCATGTTGGAGAATCGCTACTTAAAATTCTCATAGCACTTACATTAGTTAAGGCCGTTTCTATAGTAGATCCACCAGAAATTAAAGTAAAATCAGATGCTGAAATTGGAATAACAATTTCAGACCAACCACTTCCTGCAGTTACTGTTACAGCATTAGTTGTACAAATTCTAGTTCCATTTCCTTGAAAAGCTACTCTTAAATTTAAATTATTAGTGAGTACTCTAACATTCATTTTAATACCGACGATATTTTCAGAAGTAAAGTTAGAAGACCATTGAGAAGAAGGTCCTGCATTAAAAATAACCATTTTACTAACTGGTCCACCTCCACCAAGTGAAGTATACGTTAGGTAATTATCATCAATACCATTTGGTCCATCAGTTGCAACATTGGTTGGCATATCTTCAGGTGCTGCTGCACCACCAATTTCCCAGTTTTGACTTGTTCCATCCTCAAAATTATCAACTTGATTTGCAACAACTTGGGCAAAAGTTACGGAAGACATTAACAATAAAGAAAATATAAGTAGTTTTGTTTTCATAGCTTAGCTTTATTGCGAGCTAAATTAGTAATTTTTAGATAACTAAGATAACCGTTCATCGAAAATGTTAGATTATTTACTCAAATACATCTTACGTCTTGAGTATAAATTATAAAATTCGTCGTCTTTTAAGCTATCTATAAACAAGATGCTTTCTCCTGTACTCTTCATTTCTGGACCTAATTGTTTATTTACATTAGGAAATTTATTGAATGAAAACACAGGTTGTTTAATCGCATAACCTTCTAATTGAGGATTGAAATTAAAATCGGTTACTTTTTTCTCACCAAGCATCACTTTGGTTGCATAGTTTACATAAGGTTCACCATAGGCTTTTGCTATAAATGGCACAGTTCTCGATGCTCTAGGATTTGCTTCAATAATATATACCATATCGTCTTTAATCGCAAACTGAATATTGATTAATCCAACAGTATTCAAAGCTAATGCAATTTTTTTAGTATGATCTTTAATTTGTTGCATTACAAATTCACCTAAGTTAAATGGTGGTAAGGTTGCATTACTATCGCCAGAATGAATTCCGCAAGGCTCAATATGTTCCATTATACCAATAATGTATACATTTTCTCCATCACAAATCGCATCGGCTTCAGCTTCAATAGCTCCATCGAGGTAATGATCTAAAAGCAATTGATTTCCTGGCATTCTTCGTAATAAATCGACAACATGCTCTTCAAGTTCTTGTTTGTTAATCACAATCTTCATTCCTTGACCTCCTAGAACATAAGATGGTCTTACTAAAATTGGAAAATCTAAAACATCTGCAATTGCTGAAGCTTCATCTGCTGTTGTAGCAATATCAAATTGTGGATAAGGAATATTATTTTCTTTTAAAAGGTTAGAAAACA is part of the Psychroserpens ponticola genome and encodes:
- a CDS encoding T9SS type A sorting domain-containing protein, translating into MKTKLLIFSLLLMSSVTFAQVVANQVDNFEDGTSQNWEIGGAAAPEDMPTNVATDGPNGIDDNYLTYTSLGGGGPVSKMVIFNAGPSSQWSSNFTSENIVGIKMNVRVLTNNLNLRVAFQGNGTRICTTNAVTVTAGSGWSEIVIPISASDFTLISGGSTIETALTNVSAMRILSSDSPTWSSPHTIAATLHLDNITASTTLSTRDIETSNEFSISPNPATSKLNVFLPQHSNNATIAVYDVLGKRVFTTQIDALTASIDVSKWNSGVYLVRISTDNSTQTKRFVRQ